One genomic window of Camelina sativa cultivar DH55 chromosome 5, Cs, whole genome shotgun sequence includes the following:
- the LOC104788250 gene encoding guanosine nucleotide diphosphate dissociation inhibitor 2 — protein sequence MDEEYEVIVLGTGLKECILSGLLSVDGVKVLHMDRNDYYGGESTSLNLNQLWKKFRGEEKAPEHLGASRDYNVDMMPKFMMGNGKLVRTLIHTDVTKYLSFKAVDGSYVFVKGKVQKVPATPMEALKSPLMGIFEKRRAGKFFSFVQEYDEKDPKTHNGMDLTRVTTKELIAKFGLDDNTIDFIGHAVALHTNDQHLHQPAFDTVMRMKLYAESLARFQGTSPYIYPLYGLGELPQAFARLSAVYGGTYMLNKPECKVEFDDEGKVTGVTSEGETAKCKKVVCDPSYLPNKVRKIGRVARAIAIMSHPIPNTNDSHSVQVIIPQKQLARKSDMYVFCCSYSHNVAPKGKFIAFVSTDAETDNPQTELKPGTDLLGPVDEIFFDMYDRYEPVNEPALDNCFISTSYDATTHFETTVADVLNMYTLITGKQLDLSVDLSAASAAEE from the exons ATGGACGAAGAGTACGAGGTTATCGTTCTCGGCACCGGTCTTAAGGAGTGTATCCTCAGCGGTCTCCTTTCCGTCGATGGTGTCAAG GTGCTTCACATGGACAGGAATGACTACTATGGTGGAGAATCAACATCGCTTAATCTCAATCAGCTTTGGAAGAAGTTTAGGGGAGAAGAGAAGGCTCCTGAGCACTTAGGTGCTAGCAGGGATTACAATGTTGACATGATGCCTAAG TTTATGATGGGAAATGGCAAGCTTGTTCGTACTCTTATTCATACTGATGTTACAAAGTATCTCTCCTTTAAAGCTGTTGATGGTAGCTACGTTTTCGTTAAAGGCAAG GTTCAAAAGGTGCCAGCTACTCCTATGGAGGCCCTGAAATCTCCTCTCATGGGTATATTTGAGAAACGTCGAGCTGGCAAGTTTTTCAGTTTTGTTCAGGAGTACGATGAGAAGGACCCAAAAACGCACAATGGAATGGATTTGACCAGAGTTACAACAAAGGAACTGATTGC GAAATTTGGCCTTGATGACAACACTATTGACTTTATTGGTCACGCAGTGGCACTTCACACGAATGACCAACATCTTCATCAACCCGCCTTCGATACTGTGATGAGAATGAAG CTCTATGCGGAATCTCTTGCACGTTTTCAAGGAACCTCTCCATATATCTATCCTCTGTATGGGTTGGGAGAACTACCCCAG GCATTTGCACGACTTAGTGCTGTCTATGGTGGAACATATATGTTGAACAAACCTGAGTGCAAG GTAGAGTTTGACGATGAAGGCAAGGTTACTGGTGTAACATCTGAGGGAGAGACTGCTAAATGCAAAAAGGTTGTGTGTGACCCTTCCTACCTGCCAAACAAG GTTAGGAAGATTGGCAGGGTTGCTCGGGCCATTGCAATTATGAGCCACCCGATTCCAAACACCAACGATTCTCACTCAGTCCAGGTCATCATACCTCAGAAACAGTTGGCCCGCAAATCGGATAT GTATGTCTTCTGTTGTTCGTACTCCCACAACGTTGCTCCCAAGGGAAAGTTCATCGCATTTGTGTCTACAGATGCAGAGACTGATAACCCTCAGACCGAACTAAAGCCTGGTACCGATCTGTTGGGTCCTGTTGATGAGATATTCTTCGACATGTATGATAGATACGAGCCTGTCAATGAGCCTGCTTTGGACAACTGCTTTATTTCAACG AGCTATGATGCTACAACACACTTTGAGACAACTGTGGCGGATGTGTTGAACATGTATACCCTAATCACCGGAAAG CAACTGGACCTAAGTGTCGATCTGAGTGCAGCAAGCGCTGCTGAGGAATGA